A genomic segment from Sphingopyxis sp. DBS4 encodes:
- a CDS encoding mercuric ion transport protein, MerT produces the protein MAGDARRPKGFGAISLALGGIASGFLAATCCALPMLLASAGLGSAWLVGIAVPAAPYRLWFVAFGAISLVAGGVLLARQQMRAARCGADGLCVPASLRFVTLIGLLLAAVLLWLGYRYA, from the coding sequence TTGGCTGGAGATGCAAGGCGTCCAAAAGGATTTGGGGCCATTTCGCTGGCGCTTGGCGGGATCGCATCGGGCTTTCTCGCAGCCACCTGCTGCGCCCTCCCCATGCTGCTGGCCTCGGCGGGGCTCGGGTCCGCCTGGCTCGTCGGCATAGCGGTCCCGGCCGCGCCCTACCGGCTCTGGTTCGTCGCATTCGGCGCAATTTCGCTCGTCGCCGGTGGCGTCCTGCTGGCGCGCCAGCAGATGCGCGCGGCGCGCTGCGGCGCCGATGGCCTGTGCGTGCCCGCGTCGCTGCGCTTTGTGACCCTGATCGGACTGCTCCTCGCCGCCGTCCTCCTCTGGCTCGGCTATCGCTATGCTTGA
- a CDS encoding AraC family transcriptional regulator, translating into MLIEPDTVHRLLPAPTAELWFVEPTVVFGPPVDLKDRLICSDPIHVALPGQRSFWKNWLTRGARPPLDPRITRAAASIDRLIPMGSVRLAAVAEESRLSLGRFRHLFAAEIGMPFQRFVLWRRLIIAFDELGMRRSATEAAHMAGFSDSAHFARTIKAMFGIRASDLFIES; encoded by the coding sequence TTGCTCATCGAACCCGATACCGTGCACCGGCTGCTCCCCGCGCCCACGGCTGAATTATGGTTCGTCGAGCCGACAGTGGTCTTCGGTCCGCCGGTAGATCTGAAAGACCGGCTGATCTGCTCCGATCCGATTCATGTCGCGCTGCCGGGACAGCGGTCCTTCTGGAAAAACTGGCTCACGCGAGGCGCCCGACCCCCGCTCGATCCGCGCATCACCCGCGCCGCCGCCTCGATTGACCGCCTGATCCCCATGGGCTCTGTCCGTCTCGCGGCTGTGGCGGAGGAGAGCCGCCTTTCGCTCGGCCGCTTCCGGCATCTCTTTGCCGCCGAGATCGGCATGCCCTTCCAGCGCTTTGTGCTCTGGCGAAGGTTGATTATCGCCTTCGACGAATTGGGAATGCGCCGCAGCGCGACCGAGGCCGCACACATGGCAGGGTTCAGCGACAGCGCGCATTTCGCCCGCACGATCAAGGCGATGTTCGGTATCCGGGCAAGCGACCTTTTCATCGAATCATAG
- a CDS encoding class I SAM-dependent methyltransferase, with translation MSDAHRDFVPALGKSGSLDRYDAAIALMTREKRWRSDLLRFAEPRPGERIVDIGCGTGTFAIALKQAAPESIVLAVDPDPAVLEIARAKAEVADAEIRWFEAMGDELDGIDALRQCDKIVSSLVLHQCPMAVKEAIAAQMFRLLRPGGTLFIADYGEQRSLLMRMLFRQIQLLDGFEYTEPNAKGCVPVILKAAGFEAVEEMRVIPTPTGSISIYGAKR, from the coding sequence ATGTCAGACGCACACAGAGACTTCGTCCCGGCACTCGGCAAGAGCGGATCGCTCGACCGCTACGATGCCGCCATAGCCCTCATGACCAGAGAGAAAAGATGGCGAAGCGACTTGCTGCGCTTCGCCGAACCGCGGCCGGGCGAGCGGATCGTCGATATCGGGTGCGGCACGGGAACCTTTGCGATCGCCCTCAAGCAGGCGGCGCCGGAGAGCATCGTTCTGGCGGTCGATCCCGACCCCGCCGTGCTGGAAATCGCGCGCGCCAAGGCTGAGGTTGCCGATGCCGAGATTCGATGGTTCGAGGCTATGGGCGACGAGCTGGACGGCATCGACGCACTCCGGCAATGCGACAAGATCGTATCGAGCCTGGTCCTTCACCAGTGCCCGATGGCCGTTAAGGAAGCGATTGCCGCGCAGATGTTCAGGCTCCTGAGGCCGGGCGGGACCCTTTTCATAGCCGACTATGGCGAGCAGCGCTCGCTGCTGATGCGCATGCTTTTTCGACAGATCCAGCTGCTCGACGGGTTCGAATATACCGAACCCAACGCTAAGGGCTGCGTCCCGGTGATCCTTAAAGCCGCGGGTTTCGAGGCGGTCGAAGAGATGAGAGTCATCCCGACGCCGACCGGCTCGATTTCAATCTATGGGGCGAAGCGGTAG
- a CDS encoding SRPBCC family protein, translated as MEFEREHDLPYSPEQIWAVLGDFENHRIWNPYVRIERLAEDPIAIRYSMRMDPNKPKFLEVSATVLSARSGEELILDVKPSFILQFEESYILTRTPEGTKFLHRYRCRGPFAWLRLPGIQTSFQRMLASIDGILLSYLKSKYSKPQSPPRRPKSKFKGGRR; from the coding sequence ATGGAGTTCGAGCGGGAGCATGACCTCCCCTATAGTCCGGAACAGATATGGGCGGTCCTCGGCGATTTCGAGAACCACCGGATCTGGAATCCCTATGTCCGGATCGAGCGGCTTGCCGAGGACCCGATCGCGATCCGCTATTCGATGCGAATGGATCCCAACAAGCCCAAGTTTCTCGAAGTCTCCGCGACGGTCCTTTCCGCGCGCTCCGGCGAGGAACTGATTCTCGACGTAAAGCCGAGCTTCATCCTCCAGTTCGAGGAGAGCTATATCCTGACCCGGACGCCGGAAGGGACCAAATTCCTCCATCGCTATCGCTGCCGCGGACCTTTTGCCTGGCTCCGGCTTCCCGGCATCCAGACGAGCTTTCAAAGGATGCTCGCATCGATCGACGGCATCCTGCTCAGCTACCTCAAGTCCAAGTACAGCAAGCCGCAATCGCCGCCGCGGCGGCCCAAGTCGAAGTTCAAAGGTGGTCGGCGATGA
- a CDS encoding helix-turn-helix domain-containing protein produces the protein MARDTRLPIGGLAKRTGTKVNTIRFYEDIGLLPCAARTASGRRTYGDEDVGRLAFIRNARGLGFSIDEIRSLTALALGPGQDCAEIRAVAARHLLDVDEKLERMARLRAELARIVQLCDGGPVSDCRVIEAIAAGNA, from the coding sequence ATGGCGCGCGACACGCGGCTGCCGATCGGCGGCCTGGCGAAACGCACCGGCACCAAGGTAAACACGATCCGCTTCTATGAGGATATCGGATTGCTGCCTTGCGCAGCGCGCACAGCCTCTGGCCGGCGCACCTACGGGGATGAGGATGTCGGGCGCCTCGCATTCATCCGCAATGCCCGCGGCCTCGGCTTTTCGATCGATGAAATCCGGTCGTTGACGGCGCTGGCCTTGGGGCCGGGGCAGGACTGCGCCGAAATCCGCGCAGTTGCGGCGCGTCACCTGCTCGATGTCGATGAAAAGCTGGAACGGATGGCGCGGCTCCGTGCTGAACTTGCCCGTATCGTCCAGCTCTGCGATGGCGGGCCGGTGTCGGATTGCCGGGTCATCGAGGCCATCGCCGCCGGAAATGCCTAG
- a CDS encoding DsbA family protein → MNRRIGVVATLVLSALAFTGGAMLYSGTAEGEPTKKVVAGPVDSLIRPHSPIIGPKNAPVTIVEFFDPSCEACRAFYPTVKGIVAKYPKDVRLVMRYLPLHPGSAEAIVILEAARVQGKLEPVTAALLEAQPEWHDGKMDGAWAAAEKAGLNVAKARAMPTTDAMAWMEQDIADARAVGVRGTPTFFVNGEMLVQPSPEQVEARVQAAVAAKGK, encoded by the coding sequence ATGAACAGACGTATCGGTGTCGTTGCCACGCTTGTCCTCTCGGCACTCGCCTTCACCGGCGGCGCGATGCTCTACAGCGGAACCGCCGAGGGCGAACCCACGAAGAAGGTCGTGGCGGGGCCGGTCGACAGCCTCATTCGTCCGCATTCGCCGATCATCGGACCGAAAAATGCCCCGGTCACCATCGTCGAATTTTTCGACCCGTCGTGCGAGGCCTGCCGCGCCTTCTATCCCACGGTGAAGGGCATCGTTGCCAAATATCCCAAGGATGTGCGTCTCGTTATGCGCTACCTGCCGCTGCACCCCGGCTCGGCCGAGGCGATCGTGATCCTCGAAGCCGCCCGCGTCCAGGGCAAGCTCGAGCCGGTGACGGCCGCCCTGCTCGAAGCGCAGCCCGAATGGCACGACGGCAAGATGGACGGTGCCTGGGCGGCCGCCGAGAAGGCCGGCCTCAATGTCGCGAAGGCGCGCGCGATGCCGACAACCGATGCGATGGCCTGGATGGAGCAGGACATCGCCGACGCGCGTGCGGTCGGCGTCCGGGGCACGCCGACCTTCTTCGTCAATGGCGAGATGCTCGTCCAGCCGAGCCCCGAACAGGTCGAGGCCCGAGTCCAGGCCGCGGTAGCGGCAAAGGGCAAATGA
- a CDS encoding cation transporter → MSNDSNCGCTGDTVRAERDPAYRRALWIVVILNLGFGAIEIVGGFIANSQALKADSLDFIGDGTITLAGLVAIGWTALARTRIALTQGLFLLSLGIGVIGVALWRALTAVPPEAELMGGIGAAALLVNLTSAAVLSRFREGDANVRAVWLFSRNDAIANVAVIIAAGLVAWTGQAWPDLAVAAIIATLFLHSAYEILRSARTELRELSTVPGQ, encoded by the coding sequence ATGAGCAACGACAGCAATTGCGGCTGCACGGGCGACACCGTCAGGGCCGAACGCGATCCCGCCTATCGAAGGGCCTTGTGGATCGTCGTAATTCTCAATCTCGGCTTCGGCGCGATCGAGATCGTCGGCGGGTTCATCGCCAACAGCCAGGCGCTGAAAGCCGACTCGCTCGACTTTATCGGCGACGGCACGATCACGTTGGCCGGCCTCGTCGCGATAGGCTGGACTGCGCTCGCCCGCACGCGTATCGCCTTAACCCAAGGCCTGTTCCTGCTGTCGCTTGGCATAGGGGTCATCGGCGTCGCGCTGTGGCGTGCCCTGACCGCGGTTCCGCCCGAAGCCGAGCTGATGGGCGGCATCGGCGCCGCCGCCCTCCTCGTCAACCTCACCTCGGCCGCGGTCCTCTCGCGGTTCCGCGAAGGCGACGCCAATGTCCGGGCGGTGTGGCTGTTCAGCCGCAACGACGCGATCGCCAATGTGGCGGTGATCATCGCCGCCGGCCTCGTCGCATGGACCGGGCAAGCCTGGCCCGACCTTGCAGTCGCCGCCATCATTGCCACGCTTTTCCTGCATTCGGCCTATGAGATTCTACGCAGCGCGCGGACCGAATTGCGCGAACTGTCGACTGTGCCCGGACAATAG
- a CDS encoding cytochrome c/FTR1 family iron permease — translation MPPARRFLSLLIALAAICGLVVPTAQARTDAGEVQTIWRLLDYVAVDYGGAVSNGAVTSTVEYAEMTEFSATVRKGIEALPVSPARARLVSEAGQLQTAIASKADPGKVAGQARGLAADLLAAYPVPLAPRNAPDPRRGAQVYLENCASCHGARGDGNGPQAKGLDPAPIDFTDAGRARKRSLFALYQVIGQGLEGTSMPSFAHLPSDDRWAVAAYAGGFAFRDVAAGRRVWNQTPAARELVPDLQAFTSLSPEVLGRGLGSEQADALTAYLRSDPQALTTASPATLAVARDKLAQSLAAYRKGNRSEAERLALSAYLDGFEPIEPILTTRDSALMAQIESAMSDYRVSIARGVPVDAVAGKAAAVETLFADAEAALSPDAASDASTFVGALTILLREGLEALLIIVAMIAFLRKAERPEVLPYVHGGWIAALAAGGATWAVATYAISISGANRELTEGFGSLFAAVVLVWVGIWMHGKSHAESWQRYIREAMGKALSRRSAWFLFGLAFLVVYREVFETILFFAALAAQGSRSAIAAGAGTAVVILAAIAWVMLRYSRVLPIGRFFAYSSSLIAILAVVLAGKGAGALQEAGLLGITPLAHFPRFPAMGIFPSLEPLLLQLLALAILWIGYRYNSRQHRRIETAPGR, via the coding sequence ATGCCCCCCGCCCGCCGCTTTCTCTCTCTGCTGATCGCGCTCGCTGCAATCTGCGGCCTCGTCGTGCCGACGGCACAGGCCCGCACTGATGCCGGCGAAGTCCAGACCATCTGGCGCCTGCTGGACTATGTTGCGGTCGACTATGGTGGAGCGGTCTCGAATGGCGCGGTGACGAGCACGGTCGAATATGCCGAGATGACCGAGTTTTCCGCCACCGTTCGCAAGGGGATCGAAGCGCTTCCGGTATCCCCGGCGCGGGCTCGCCTTGTCAGTGAAGCGGGACAACTCCAGACGGCGATCGCATCGAAGGCGGACCCCGGCAAGGTGGCTGGCCAGGCGCGCGGACTCGCGGCGGACCTCCTCGCCGCCTACCCTGTGCCCCTCGCGCCGCGCAACGCTCCAGATCCCCGGCGCGGAGCCCAAGTCTATCTGGAAAATTGCGCCAGCTGTCACGGCGCGCGCGGCGATGGCAATGGACCTCAGGCCAAGGGGCTCGACCCGGCACCTATCGATTTCACCGACGCCGGACGCGCTCGCAAGCGCAGTCTGTTCGCGCTCTATCAGGTGATAGGACAGGGGCTCGAAGGCACGTCCATGCCCAGTTTTGCCCATTTGCCCTCCGACGACCGCTGGGCGGTAGCAGCCTATGCCGGTGGATTTGCCTTTCGCGACGTCGCAGCCGGCCGGCGTGTCTGGAACCAGACCCCTGCGGCGCGCGAACTGGTCCCCGACCTGCAAGCCTTCACGAGTCTCAGCCCGGAAGTGCTTGGTCGTGGGCTGGGATCGGAGCAGGCCGACGCGCTTACCGCCTATTTGCGCTCAGATCCCCAAGCATTGACAACCGCTTCGCCCGCGACGCTTGCGGTTGCCCGTGACAAATTGGCGCAAAGCCTTGCCGCGTACCGCAAGGGAAATCGGAGCGAGGCAGAGCGTCTCGCGCTGTCCGCCTATCTCGACGGTTTCGAACCGATTGAGCCGATCCTGACGACGCGCGATTCCGCCCTTATGGCGCAAATCGAATCCGCGATGTCCGATTATCGCGTGTCCATCGCGCGAGGTGTGCCGGTCGATGCGGTCGCGGGTAAAGCCGCCGCAGTCGAAACCCTTTTCGCCGATGCCGAAGCTGCACTGTCTCCCGATGCAGCCAGCGACGCATCGACCTTTGTCGGGGCGCTTACCATCTTGCTGCGCGAGGGTCTCGAAGCGCTTCTGATCATCGTGGCGATGATCGCTTTCTTACGAAAGGCCGAACGGCCTGAGGTCCTACCCTATGTCCATGGCGGCTGGATCGCAGCCCTGGCAGCCGGCGGCGCAACCTGGGCAGTCGCGACCTATGCAATCTCGATCAGCGGAGCGAACCGCGAGTTGACAGAGGGATTTGGCTCGCTTTTCGCCGCAGTCGTTCTCGTCTGGGTCGGCATCTGGATGCACGGAAAGTCACATGCGGAGAGCTGGCAGCGCTATATTCGCGAAGCGATGGGCAAAGCGCTTTCACGTCGCTCGGCCTGGTTCCTGTTCGGGCTCGCTTTCCTCGTGGTCTATCGGGAAGTCTTTGAGACCATCCTGTTTTTCGCAGCTCTCGCCGCGCAAGGAAGCCGCAGCGCGATCGCCGCCGGAGCCGGAACCGCAGTGGTGATCCTGGCAGCAATCGCATGGGTCATGCTTCGTTACAGCCGGGTCCTGCCGATCGGAAGATTTTTCGCTTACAGCTCTTCGCTCATCGCTATCCTCGCGGTTGTCCTGGCCGGCAAGGGCGCGGGCGCGCTACAGGAAGCCGGCCTCCTCGGCATCACCCCGCTAGCTCATTTTCCCCGCTTCCCGGCGATGGGGATATTTCCTTCGCTCGAACCGTTGTTGCTCCAGCTTCTCGCGCTTGCAATCCTCTGGATCGGCTATCGTTACAACAGTCGGCAACATCGCCGCATCGAGACAGCGCCCGGTCGATGA
- a CDS encoding GDCCVxC domain-containing (seleno)protein yields the protein MLDPSPVLQSTLTCPLCGQIADEIMPTDACQYFYDCKGCGALLKPLPGDCCVFCSYGTVPCPPIQVDGGKGSCCG from the coding sequence ATGCTTGATCCCTCGCCGGTCCTGCAATCGACGCTGACGTGTCCGCTCTGCGGTCAAATCGCCGACGAAATCATGCCCACCGATGCGTGTCAGTATTTCTACGACTGCAAGGGATGCGGCGCGCTGCTCAAGCCGCTGCCAGGAGACTGCTGTGTCTTCTGTTCCTATGGCACGGTACCCTGCCCGCCAATACAGGTTGACGGCGGCAAGGGCAGTTGCTGCGGCTGA
- a CDS encoding disulfide bond formation protein B gives MTSFPMLAPHKWRPLGAAWAIALLSSLAVLFVGEVMGQAPCDLCWFQRAFMFPLAIILGIAAFMSDRAVVPYGLALAFGGGLVAFYHSLLYVGVIPAQIVPCTGGPSCSGESMAIGGVPLPLLSLAAFALILILLLNFQRRLKS, from the coding sequence ATGACGAGCTTTCCGATGCTCGCGCCGCACAAATGGCGTCCGCTCGGCGCGGCCTGGGCAATTGCCCTCCTGTCGAGCCTAGCTGTCCTCTTCGTCGGTGAGGTCATGGGCCAGGCGCCGTGCGATCTCTGCTGGTTCCAGCGCGCTTTCATGTTTCCGCTCGCGATCATTCTCGGCATCGCGGCGTTCATGTCGGACCGCGCCGTCGTTCCTTATGGGCTGGCGCTGGCTTTCGGCGGCGGTCTCGTCGCTTTCTATCACAGCCTGCTCTACGTCGGCGTCATTCCGGCCCAGATCGTCCCCTGTACCGGCGGCCCGTCATGCTCGGGAGAGAGCATGGCAATCGGAGGCGTGCCGCTGCCCCTCCTGTCGCTGGCCGCGTTTGCGCTCATCCTTATCCTCTTGCTCAACTTCCAAAGGAGACTGAAATCATGA